CCAAATCATAAAACCTTGCGTTCGATAATCAAAATAAGTGAGTGTACTCATGTACTCATGTTAGAAGTTATACTTAATAAATTctagactttttttgttttttttgggggggagggtggtacatttttagttaaaatgcgAATGTAATGTAACATGAAGACACTACGGAGCTAGTAAAAGAACATAAAATAACGTATAAAGGCATAAATCAGTAGGAAAACTGCATGCACGTGTTTCAGTGTTACAAGAAACCCCCTTTTCAACGCAAAGGAAGGGATGTCTTTTCCTTCACAAGCTTTTGAATTGGAAAAGAGGCAAATTAGTAGGAAAACTGCATAAACGTGTTTCATTGTCACAAGAAATTCTTTCTCAACACAAAAGGAAGGGATACCTTTTAGTTCacaagctcacttcttttgcattggaaaaggggTTCTTTGTTTCCCAGAAACACGTGTATACAGTTTtcgtgctcttttttttttttttgcctttatacGTAATAAACGCAATTATTCATGAATCCGCAATTTTTCATGAGTTTGCACCGAACAACTAGAGTTCAGGAGTGCCCGAACTTTTTGGTATTTCactttttcaatttacaaaatgaaGCTCCAAATTTTAACGAATGATGAATACGAGTGCGTACTCATATATACAACTAACGGGAAAAgacatgatatatatatatatatatatatatatatatatatatatatatatatatatatatatatatatatatatatacctactccctgatgaggccccagtattttgggattttttcattttttcgttcatttaaaaaaaaatttcttaatcaaatttgttgtctaccagtatcatagagccgcctatggcgcctattgaactaagtagtgaagttcattttggttgacttgtccagattataaatacagtatatgatagtgtttctctctctctctctctctctatctatctatctatctatctatatatatatatatatatatatatatatatatatatatatatatatatatatatatatatatatatatatatatatatatatatttatatgtatatatatatattgaaaaattaagGATTTTGCAAAATGGTCACCAAACTTGtagaatcgtcagacaaaattgaCCTAATCAAAAAGGGTTTTGGGAGGTCACGATGACCTCCTATCGGATGGCCACTGATAAAATTTTATAACTAGGTTTCCTTTCACTCTCAGctacaaagattttaaaaaaaaaattactttttattttcgatTGAAAAGCGAGACGAAGAATCACGTTCAATAAAAATCGTTATGTtgctttttccttcctgtttgtCTTGTTGCAGAGAAAACAATCTTCATGTTAAATGAAAAACGCGAAATACAGCTGTTTCTGTAAGACTTAGATCAAAAACACAGAAACAATTATGTAATATTCAGTacgtttttttattaattattttattttattttatttttttaaattcataaaagaGGTTTAGCACAAATGataaacctgatttcaaaaaatctaatttaggAAACTCCTGCACATACTACAATAAGTAATACAAGATgttaaaaagaagattttttttaatacagctcAAATAGACAAATGTGAAATATGTAAGCTCATTGAGCACTATATTCAGTTTCAAATGCTCAATGTGTGATTCTATAGAAAGGGGAAAGTTTGCAatgcatttgtttcaaaaaattaattttatttaaaaatctgaaaaagattaagaaaatactttaaagggTACGTATTTAAAATAAGACATCAGCAGAGCTTGATTATTTGTATGCTATTGTAATTTTGTAATTGGGAGCTCAGTAGGTATGTAAATGAcacattttaatttgttcatttaaatttatttattcagttaaatatattgcacactacagaaaaaaTCTAATTACAGTGGCAAGCAGAAACGAGACTCGAgcaagtaaaacaaaataaatctttaaaaaataaaacattaagacTTAAAATCATGCAGTGATACACTGAAATTATCTATATCGCGACagcgaaagttaaaaaaattgtaaaatttgaaaagaaaaaaattcttaacataATTAAACTTTGTAGGATTGATTTTAAAACATAGACTTGGTCTACATCAGACATTCAAACTAGGGATGCAACGAATAATCGGCCATAAGCGGTCACTTTAccgattatttataatcggccaaattttgccgattaattgttggagaaaaaaaaaatttcaaaatcatttttttaagcatgccttcaacaagaaactatgatgaatacattttttgaacaataaataaacgtaatttgctgcaaacattattttagaactgcagtatgaaagtgtacagaATAGAAACAAATGGTTTAGAAAGTGCTTGAAACTGAATGAAATCAGCCACCAAGGCTCCCCAGTTAACATTAAgtgattttattaacattaaaatgaaaattgtctgaaagaaattgcatgaaattttgaaattatttttgaaaaattaggaaAGAGGAGAAAAATCGCCTCTCAGAAATAAACTGTTAACTATGTATTTCgaaagtcaaaaagaaaaaaagaaaagaaaagaaaaagtaacggaggaattggtagcattaaaaataatcattatgatcatCACCGATTATCAACAGCTGTTTAATCGGCaatcggtaatcggccaatttgttaatcggtgcatccctaattcAAACATAGACATTGACTTAGTCTtacttgggacagcaagttgGATGCAATAGACAATGTTCGGATAATTAATTAAGTTGTTAAGTACATTTAAGAAAAAACGCAGAAACGCAGACACAAAAGTTCTCTCACTGCTGGATTTAAGATTATAGTTGGGGAAAACTAAACCAGGTAGAGCCGTAATGCCGTGATTAGTACctacgtagccttcacaatgctggcaggttaggtttgctccaactgcAGTAACATTATATATATTACACAGATTAGATTTATAAGTCAAAAAATCGTGATTATTTGCTCTGTTACACGAGTAATAATggttaaattgaatttttcgagAATTTTGGCTTTATTATTATAGTAGGGGTCCCAAATAGTGCCCTAATATTCCAGCTTGGAGTGTACAAGACAAAAATATACTGTTTTAATTGCTTGGTCGTTTGAAAAATCCTCAGTCTAACGCTTAAGAAAATCAGAACCAAATATGCTTTTGAAACGATATAGACCGCTGCGCTCACTGAACATGGGTGGTCAAAACCGTTTACATATCAACTGCCGAAAAATAACCCTATCGTGCGCTGTAGTTCTATTTTTACTCTATGGCGCATACAGCAATTTTGAAATCTCCTAGCTGGATAGAACTTTTTACtcattttactcaaaatattaCGATTGTCACATACACCCGTTTGCCTCTCGTTGCATAACAAGCTTTTCATGTATACAATTATAAATCAATATATTAATATAAGTATGATCaaatttctttgtttctttccaCAGAACCTTTACACAGATTAGCATCTAGCATGAAGAAGTCAGAAAAACAACCCTTGTTCATAATGATATTAATGATAATTGTTCAGGGATCCATGGGTCAGTTGCCATTCTTTCTCCAACGTTTTCGACCAATAAAACATAGTCTGCTGGCTTCAGGATCTTCGCCTTACTCTTCATCATTTGGACCATCATCTTCATTCTTCTCTCGTCCCTACACCTCAGCATCTTCAAGCTATGGAGCCCCCAGTTCCATCTTTGGTGGACAATTCAGCTCCCTCCCATTCGGATCCTCCGGGACATTGAGTTTTGGATCACCCTCTTCTAGTAGCTTCGGAGGATTGGGCAGTCCAATCACAAGCTTCAGCAGCTTGAACAGTCCTCCAACTAGCTTCAGCAGCCTCAGCAACCCTTTTGGAAGCTTTGGTAGCTTAAGTCTTCCATCTAATGGCTTAAGTCTTGCATCAGGAAGCTATGGAAGTTCGTTGGGATCCTTTGGACTCGCATCACCAAGTTATGGTAGCTCATCGTTGTACGGTTCTTCTCCCAGTTTCCTGCATGCTTCGCCTAGCTTCAGTTCCCCATCAATAGGTGGGCCCCCAAGTTCAAAGTTTGGATCTTCTACACTATCACCTTCAAGTCTTGGCTCTTCTTCTCTGTTGGAATTGGGTACAACTAATAACTTTGACACTCTTGGAGGTTTTGACCATGCGGATCTTCTTGATGACTATCCTGGATTTTCCAACGCAGGATTTGCCAAAGATTTGAACCTGGCTGCATCTCAGACATTTAAGTAAGACACATGTTGATAAATATTACAAATCCATTTTCAAACAAACCTATACTACCGTGGACAGATGGACGAATCATATAAGCGattttgtacagtaaagctaaaatacaatagatgacaaaaaggcaaaaaaatcaaaaatcaaaatttgcagttactgtccttgaaatgcccacggcagtatagatACCAATATGTTGCATCCATCTCGAAGTTTCCTTTgatatgaaaaatatgtatttttaaaatagtagAAATGTAACTCGCTTTGAGCGATTGTCACTAGAGGCTAATCAGCATTGGTTTAATCTGGGAtctatattagggtgggccgaaaaaactttttttggaaatctgtttttggatagtgcggaaaagttgctatatgggcccgttattacccataaaaaatttcgctaaatttgtttaatatttagccggcgctatttgaccttgaaaaactgaaaaaaagggcaaaaatgcactttcttcaaaaaaaaatgggggggggggagttaaaaataaaagtttgaagttagTTTCAGCAagcattagaagtatctgtcagtgaattagttgaaatcttcaaagacttttatacatttcgtagaatatttagctaagctcctttaagactgacacatgggaaaaatgaaaaaaaaaaaaattttaaagtagtttcaaaataagtaaatactgaaatgttacgcaatacgttacttagaaaaaacagtgaaaattcaatcacttttatgcgacatttgtacgccaattttaaaaaatgcacacactcaaataaaaaatagttacataagatgctaattttttaatcttcggttccaattgtttctcctggataatagaCGGcgcttgagtattaaaaaaatgtgaatcctctgaagtcttttaaacgggAGACGGaatttcgaatgtcattgcattattatctttgttttggtatacaacacgactgttatgtagaaacgtgcgaaaaagaaagtaacgcgagcaagcacaagtagtcttctatttggacctggaagagatttgtctcctcccgatgctttatttcttccaacatatgaggacattatcagatgttatcaaatcactaagatgcaaataaagggagaaggaagtaagcaaccatcttcagcaagtgtggccgctgtagttgcaaaaaaaagttattgatatttgggggcgcgcttcccttccccttgtttcgataagaagagtgattgGCATGATTTTATCtcattattctaaatataatagcgcaacaaaaaatgctaagaatataaagacgcaacttttacaatcaaagctaggcaaatttaaagcagaggctacgactttgacgtttgtgcctgcaaatgcgcagatttatattcgtgtaattgcagaaaaaaagcaaaagtccctgatagagaaaaaaaaattgtaattgatcaaaggacagtaagaaaaatggttattggaaaagtggataatGTAACAATGCATATTTCACTCATCCTGAACAGCTTCTgctgacaatgttgtttgactcaagaaaatacattcgggaattagctgttaggtgcattctgaGCTCCAGAagtaagaagacgaagagctcgaatggttacgattttttaagcgtcctaaactcaattttgaagccattgattatgttgatttagttcattgggcaaactgtgttgcaacagagccacctcttacaatgcatctaaaagaccaacaattgaaagaattgtgcaaagaacagcctacagctgtttcgagaaatttccctgtcacacggaagctgtgaaacgttgtgtgaaactaataaccgaagctgcaatataagttcgtggtgaaactgcacaagatggatacattcgtgccaaacttcaagctaggaaagaacttccatttCCATTAATTggtaacaagggacaatattattccaaaaaataatattcattatgcatgaggtattataaatcaaatttgaagatttctttttcaaaattttattatctttatatgtaattctagaaaatgtatgatattattgcgtgataataattactatgattaatagtgctatttaattaattagtctatgatttaattttgaaaaataattttcagaatggttttttaaaaaattcaatattttttcatttttctccaattttttgatgtttgaaaggagcggttaaatgctcattaaagtcaatgaaacattttatgggctcgaactggcttattatataacattttcggtgcattcaagcaaaatatttggaatttaggttttttttttttaaatgtcaacaaaaattcatttttctcatttttttcggttttttagtgtcaaatagcgccggctagatattttttaatatccaagaaattttttgtgagtgctaacta
This window of the Uloborus diversus isolate 005 chromosome 4, Udiv.v.3.1, whole genome shotgun sequence genome carries:
- the LOC129221532 gene encoding uncharacterized protein LOC129221532, which translates into the protein MGQLPFFLQRFRPIKHSLLASGSSPYSSSFGPSSSFFSRPYTSASSSYGAPSSIFGGQFSSLPFGSSGTLSFGSPSSSSFGGLGSPITSFSSLNSPPTSFSSLSNPFGSFGSLSLPSNGLSLASGSYGSSLGSFGLASPSYGSSSLYGSSPSFLHASPSFSSPSIGGPPSSKFGSSTLSPSSLGSSSLLELGTTNNFDTLGGFDHADLLDDYPGFSNAGFAKDLNLAASQTFKFQAPPPLGNEFVFFRRSSEKK